In Streptomyces sp. NBC_01408, one DNA window encodes the following:
- a CDS encoding GNAT family N-acetyltransferase: MALEIRQADQSDRDAVARLLDEAFRTDPVSSWVFPDPEHRAAVHGRFLGVFVDVALAEGRIDYAADGSAAALWLRIPAGEPEGEDEIPAKMRAVADPDNERCELVGRLTGAVHPTAEEHEYLLMIAVAPGRQGEGLGTELMRPVLERCDRDGVPAYLEASSERSKRLYERLGWEFTGAAVRLPEGPLMWPMWRKPQG, translated from the coding sequence GTGGCACTGGAGATACGTCAGGCGGATCAGTCGGACCGGGACGCGGTGGCGCGGTTGCTCGACGAGGCCTTCCGCACCGACCCGGTGAGCAGCTGGGTCTTCCCGGACCCGGAGCACCGCGCCGCCGTGCACGGCAGGTTCCTCGGCGTCTTCGTGGACGTCGCCCTCGCGGAGGGCCGGATCGACTACGCGGCGGACGGCTCGGCGGCCGCGCTGTGGCTGCGGATCCCGGCGGGCGAACCGGAGGGCGAGGACGAGATCCCGGCGAAGATGCGGGCGGTGGCCGACCCGGACAACGAGCGCTGCGAGCTGGTCGGCCGGCTCACGGGCGCGGTGCATCCGACGGCGGAGGAGCACGAGTACCTGCTGATGATCGCGGTGGCTCCGGGCCGGCAGGGCGAGGGCCTGGGCACCGAGCTGATGCGGCCGGTGCTGGAGCGCTGCGACCGGGACGGCGTACCGGCGTACCTGGAGGCGAGCAGTGAGCGGAGCAAGCGGCTGTACGAGCGCCTCGGCTGGGAGTTCACGGGCGCGGCGGTGCGGCTTCCGGAGGGACCGCTGATGTGGCCGATGTGGCGCAAGCCGCAGGGGTGA
- a CDS encoding family 2 encapsulin nanocompartment cargo protein polyprenyl transferase codes for MATTEAITTGEGQEAAALLERTRETVTPELRRTVESLPGAMRRVAMYHFGWEHADGSPAAGHAGKAVRPALVLAAAQALRGPAGGAEEAVRAAVAVELAHNFTLLHDDVIDKDARRRGRATAWTVFGIPDAIITGDAMMALALRVLAQDPHPASGAAAARLAACVVELCAGQQADCAFEQRAHVSLDECLTMATAKTGALLGCACALGALYAGAGPDEVDAMDAFGREAGLAFQLIDDLIGIWGDPGHTGKPAGADLLARKKSLPVVAALTSGTAAGEELAALYAGPMTGAEVAEAADAVDRAGGRDWAQAHAADRMGRAVQQLSRAVPDLGAAGGLLALAEFVTRRTR; via the coding sequence ATGGCGACCACCGAGGCGATCACGACCGGCGAGGGCCAGGAGGCGGCTGCCCTGCTGGAACGAACCAGAGAAACGGTTACCCCGGAACTGCGCCGGACCGTCGAGAGCCTGCCCGGGGCGATGCGACGCGTGGCGATGTACCACTTCGGCTGGGAACACGCGGACGGTTCCCCCGCCGCGGGCCACGCCGGGAAGGCCGTCCGGCCCGCCCTGGTGCTCGCGGCCGCCCAGGCCCTGCGGGGGCCGGCGGGCGGCGCCGAGGAGGCCGTACGGGCAGCCGTCGCGGTGGAGCTGGCGCACAACTTCACGCTGCTGCACGACGACGTCATCGACAAGGACGCCCGGCGGCGCGGCCGCGCCACCGCCTGGACCGTGTTCGGGATACCGGACGCGATCATCACCGGCGACGCCATGATGGCGCTCGCCCTGCGGGTCCTCGCGCAGGACCCGCATCCGGCCTCGGGGGCGGCCGCGGCCCGGCTCGCGGCCTGCGTCGTCGAGCTGTGCGCGGGCCAGCAGGCGGACTGCGCGTTCGAGCAGCGCGCGCACGTCTCGCTCGACGAGTGCCTGACCATGGCCACGGCCAAGACGGGCGCCCTCCTGGGCTGCGCGTGCGCACTGGGCGCGCTGTACGCGGGGGCGGGGCCGGACGAGGTCGACGCGATGGACGCCTTCGGCCGGGAGGCCGGACTGGCCTTCCAGCTGATCGACGACCTGATCGGCATCTGGGGGGATCCGGGGCACACCGGCAAGCCCGCCGGGGCCGATCTGCTCGCCCGCAAGAAGTCCCTCCCGGTCGTGGCCGCCCTCACCTCGGGTACGGCGGCCGGGGAGGAGCTGGCCGCCCTGTACGCGGGCCCCATGACCGGGGCGGAGGTGGCCGAGGCGGCCGACGCGGTGGACCGGGCGGGCGGGCGGGACTGGGCGCAGGCCCACGCCGCGGACCGGATGGGCCGGGCGGTGCAGCAGCTGTCCCGGGCCGTACCGGACCTCGGGGCGGCGGGCGGACTGCTGGCCCTGGCCGAGTTCGTGACGCGCCGCACGAGGTGA
- a CDS encoding family 2B encapsulin nanocompartment shell protein → MSVQAGSESEVQTPQRSLGTSAARNLATTTKSAPQMQEITSRWLLKMLPWVSVQGGTYRVNRRLSYSVGDGRVEFIKTGTQVQVIPAELGELPLLRGYEDLDVLGELAQRCRQVDFGAGQELTSFGSASDQVFLLAHGRIDQVGPGAYGEDAVLRTVADGAYFGEDSLVDEEAIWEYTARAATSGTALVLTRLDFQLLADRVESLREHVERVRTLPAQRTNKYGEAAIELSAGHEGEAVLPGTFVDYEARPREYELSIAQTVLRVHTRVADLYNQPMNQTEQQLRLTVEALRERQEHEMLNNRDFGLLHNADYDQRIQSHDGAPSPDDMDQLLSMRRGSKFFLAHPKAIAAFGRECNRRGLYPESVDIGGNRVPAWRGVPIFPSNKIPISDARTTSILCMRTGEEEQGVIGLHQPGIPDEIEPSTSVRFMGISEQAIISYLVTAYFSTAVLVPDALGVLENVQIGRWR, encoded by the coding sequence ATGTCGGTCCAGGCAGGTTCCGAATCCGAGGTCCAGACACCGCAACGCAGTCTCGGTACGTCGGCGGCACGGAACTTGGCAACCACGACCAAGTCCGCGCCGCAGATGCAGGAAATCACCTCGCGGTGGCTCCTGAAGATGCTCCCGTGGGTCTCGGTCCAGGGTGGCACCTACCGTGTCAACCGCCGGCTGAGCTACTCCGTCGGAGACGGGCGCGTGGAGTTCATCAAGACCGGCACCCAGGTCCAGGTGATCCCGGCCGAGCTGGGCGAGCTCCCGCTGCTGCGCGGGTACGAGGACCTCGACGTGCTCGGCGAACTCGCCCAGCGGTGCCGGCAGGTCGACTTCGGGGCGGGCCAGGAGCTGACCTCCTTCGGCAGCGCCTCCGACCAGGTGTTCCTGCTCGCCCACGGCCGCATCGACCAGGTCGGCCCCGGCGCCTACGGCGAGGACGCCGTCCTGAGGACCGTCGCGGACGGCGCCTACTTCGGCGAGGACTCCCTCGTCGACGAAGAGGCCATCTGGGAGTACACCGCCCGCGCCGCCACCTCCGGCACCGCGCTCGTCCTGACGCGCCTGGACTTCCAGCTGCTCGCCGACCGCGTCGAATCGCTGCGCGAGCACGTGGAGCGCGTCCGGACGCTGCCCGCCCAGCGCACCAACAAGTACGGCGAGGCCGCGATCGAGCTCTCCGCCGGCCACGAGGGCGAGGCCGTGCTCCCGGGCACCTTCGTGGACTACGAGGCGCGCCCGCGCGAGTACGAACTCTCCATTGCACAAACGGTCCTGCGGGTGCACACGCGCGTCGCCGACCTGTACAACCAGCCGATGAACCAGACCGAGCAGCAGTTGCGGCTCACGGTCGAGGCGCTGCGCGAGCGCCAGGAGCACGAGATGCTCAACAACCGCGACTTCGGACTGCTCCACAACGCCGATTACGACCAGCGCATCCAGTCCCACGACGGCGCGCCCAGCCCCGACGACATGGACCAGCTGCTCAGCATGCGGCGCGGCTCCAAGTTCTTCCTCGCGCACCCCAAGGCCATCGCCGCCTTCGGCCGCGAGTGCAACCGGCGCGGGCTGTACCCGGAGTCGGTGGACATCGGCGGCAACCGGGTGCCCGCCTGGCGCGGAGTGCCGATCTTCCCGAGCAATAAGATCCCGATCAGCGACGCCCGCACCACCTCCATCCTGTGCATGCGCACCGGCGAGGAGGAACAGGGCGTGATCGGCCTGCACCAGCCCGGCATCCCGGACGAGATCGAACCGAGCACGTCGGTCCGCTTCATGGGGATCAGCGAGCAGGCGATCATCTCCTACCTGGTCACCGCCTACTTCTCCACCGCGGTGCTGGTGCCGGACGCCCTCGGCGTCCTGGAGAACGTCCAGATCGGCCGCTGGCGCTGA
- a CDS encoding Rrf2 family transcriptional regulator — protein sequence MRLTRFTDLALRVLMRLAVTDAGETSLPTTRDVAAGMAVPYTHTAKAVARLQHLGLVEARRGRGGGLALTAAGRAASVGGLVRELEGAGDVVECEGSTPCPLRGACVLRGALRRAQEAFFASLDPLTVNDLVATPTGPLLVSLSGSVPGAAE from the coding sequence ATGCGGCTCACCCGATTCACCGACCTGGCACTGCGCGTCCTGATGCGCCTGGCCGTCACGGACGCCGGCGAGACGTCGCTCCCGACGACCCGCGACGTCGCGGCGGGCATGGCGGTCCCGTACACCCACACGGCCAAGGCGGTCGCCCGGCTGCAGCACCTCGGCCTGGTCGAGGCGCGGCGCGGCCGCGGCGGCGGGCTCGCGCTGACGGCCGCGGGGCGGGCCGCCTCGGTGGGCGGTTTGGTCCGCGAACTGGAGGGAGCCGGCGATGTCGTGGAGTGCGAGGGCAGCACCCCGTGCCCGCTGCGCGGCGCCTGCGTCCTGCGCGGCGCGCTGCGCAGGGCCCAGGAGGCCTTCTTCGCCTCACTGGACCCGCTGACGGTGAACGACCTGGTGGCGACCCCCACCGGGCCGCTGCTGGTGAGCCTTTCGGGCAGCGTTCCAGGAGCCGCCGAATGA
- a CDS encoding globin domain-containing protein has translation MLSETSTATVRATLPAVGAAIGEITELFYHKLFAAHPELIRDLFNRGNQNAGLQKQALAGSIAAFATHLVAHPDQRPDVMLNRIAHKHASLGVTREQYTVVHEHLFAAIVEILGEAVTPEVAAAWDEVYWLMANALTAIEERLYAERQVIAGDVWREWTVAARTEETADCTTFHLAPADGSPAPAHLPGQYVSVQVELADGARQIRQYSLSSAPGSPVRAITVKRVHGPAAGGPDGEVSHHLHTHVRTGDTLRVSVPYGDLVLRDSTAPVLLASAGIGCTPMLSMLEHLADSGHAAPVTVLHADRSPADHPLRGDHRALTHKLADASARFWYEEAAEPGDGEGRLDLAAVPVPAGTQAYLCGPLPFMRSVREQLLAKGVPAADIHYEVFGPDLWLASA, from the coding sequence ATGCTTTCCGAGACGTCGACGGCGACCGTACGCGCCACCTTGCCCGCCGTCGGAGCCGCGATCGGCGAGATCACCGAGCTCTTTTACCACAAGCTGTTCGCCGCCCACCCCGAGCTGATCCGCGACCTGTTCAACCGAGGCAACCAGAACGCGGGCCTCCAGAAGCAGGCCCTCGCCGGCTCCATCGCGGCCTTCGCCACGCACCTCGTGGCCCACCCGGACCAGCGCCCCGACGTGATGCTGAACCGCATCGCCCACAAGCACGCCTCGCTCGGCGTCACGCGCGAGCAGTACACGGTCGTCCACGAGCACCTCTTCGCGGCCATCGTGGAGATCCTCGGCGAGGCCGTCACCCCCGAGGTCGCCGCGGCCTGGGACGAGGTCTACTGGCTGATGGCGAACGCCCTCACCGCCATCGAGGAGCGCCTCTACGCCGAGCGGCAGGTCATCGCGGGCGACGTCTGGCGCGAGTGGACGGTCGCCGCCCGCACCGAGGAGACGGCGGACTGCACCACCTTCCACCTCGCCCCGGCGGACGGCTCCCCGGCCCCCGCGCACCTGCCCGGCCAGTACGTCTCCGTCCAGGTCGAACTGGCCGACGGCGCCCGGCAGATACGCCAGTACAGCCTCTCCAGCGCCCCCGGCTCCCCGGTCCGCGCGATCACCGTCAAGCGGGTGCACGGCCCGGCGGCGGGCGGCCCCGACGGCGAGGTCTCCCACCACCTCCACACCCACGTCCGCACCGGCGACACCCTGCGCGTCTCCGTCCCGTACGGCGACCTGGTCCTCCGGGACTCCACCGCCCCGGTCCTGCTCGCCTCGGCCGGCATCGGCTGCACCCCCATGCTCTCGATGCTGGAGCACCTCGCCGACAGCGGGCACGCCGCCCCGGTGACCGTCCTGCACGCCGACCGCTCCCCCGCGGACCACCCCCTGCGCGGCGACCACCGCGCCCTCACCCACAAGCTGGCCGACGCCTCGGCCCGCTTCTGGTACGAGGAGGCGGCGGAGCCGGGCGACGGCGAGGGCCGGCTCGACCTCGCGGCCGTCCCGGTCCCGGCCGGCACCCAGGCCTATCTCTGCGGCCCGCTCCCCTTCATGCGCTCCGTCCGCGAACAGCTGCTCGCCAAGGGCGTGCCCGCCGCGGACATCCACTACGAGGTCTTCGGCCCCGACCTGTGGCTGGCCTCGGCCTGA
- a CDS encoding N-acetylmuramoyl-L-alanine amidase encodes MAAPMSADRFIKALRDEGLTVVEVGAWRTHNRNHKGPWGPVHGVMIHHTVSNGTSFTVGLCRKGDSALPGPLCHGVITKDGRVHLVGYGRANHAGSGDADVLRAVIAEKRLPPDDRADADGNRHFYGFECENLGDGEDPWPAVQLDAMARAAAAVCRVHGWTARSVIGHLEWQPGKIDPKGFTMDSMRARVTERLK; translated from the coding sequence ATGGCCGCACCCATGTCCGCGGACCGGTTCATCAAGGCATTGCGGGACGAGGGCCTGACCGTCGTCGAGGTCGGCGCGTGGCGCACCCACAACCGCAACCACAAGGGCCCCTGGGGCCCGGTGCACGGGGTGATGATCCACCACACCGTCAGCAACGGCACCTCGTTCACGGTCGGGCTCTGCCGCAAGGGTGACTCGGCCCTGCCGGGCCCGCTGTGCCACGGCGTGATCACCAAGGACGGCCGGGTCCACCTGGTCGGCTACGGCCGCGCCAACCACGCGGGCTCCGGCGACGCCGACGTCCTGCGGGCGGTGATCGCCGAGAAGCGGCTCCCGCCGGACGACCGCGCGGACGCCGACGGCAACCGCCACTTCTACGGCTTCGAGTGCGAGAACCTCGGCGACGGCGAGGACCCGTGGCCGGCGGTCCAGCTCGACGCGATGGCCCGCGCGGCGGCGGCCGTCTGCCGGGTCCACGGCTGGACGGCCCGCTCGGTCATCGGCCACCTCGAATGGCAGCCGGGCAAGATCGACCCGAAGGGCTTCACGATGGACTCGATGCGCGCCCGCGTCACCGAGCGCCTGAAGTAG
- a CDS encoding XRE family transcriptional regulator: MIWPEAVTTRVKVGSDRELVHAYPYRSACPSTVWSRLAEDSTTDMFLAGYTSYFFWTQVPDFAGIVRRKAASGCRVRFLMGDPEGEVTRQREVIEAAALTVSTRIRITLEHLARLGPLDNLEARFSAPSDAVNHVGLSVFRFDREALVTPHLARVIGHDSPMLHLRRQGDRGMFDRFAEHAEELWERATPVAGA, encoded by the coding sequence ATGATCTGGCCGGAGGCAGTCACCACCCGAGTCAAGGTCGGCAGTGACCGCGAGCTGGTACACGCGTACCCGTACCGGTCCGCCTGCCCGTCCACCGTGTGGTCCAGGCTGGCCGAGGACAGCACTACGGACATGTTCCTCGCGGGGTACACGAGCTACTTCTTCTGGACCCAGGTCCCCGATTTCGCGGGCATCGTCCGTCGGAAGGCCGCGAGCGGCTGCCGGGTGCGGTTCCTCATGGGGGATCCGGAGGGGGAGGTCACGCGGCAGCGCGAGGTGATCGAGGCGGCCGCACTCACCGTCTCCACGCGGATCAGGATCACCCTGGAGCACCTGGCCCGGCTCGGCCCGCTCGACAACCTGGAGGCGCGGTTCAGCGCACCCTCCGACGCTGTGAACCACGTCGGGCTCAGCGTCTTCCGGTTCGACCGTGAGGCGCTGGTGACGCCGCATCTGGCCCGCGTCATCGGGCACGACTCCCCGATGCTGCACCTGCGCAGGCAGGGCGACCGCGGGATGTTCGACCGCTTCGCGGAGCACGCCGAGGAGCTGTGGGAACGGGCGACTCCTGTCGCCGGAGCGTGA
- a CDS encoding NUDIX domain-containing protein yields the protein MARTEYYDDPHAPEPNSLVVAASAVVTDGEGRILLQRRRDNDLWALPGGGMDLGDSLPGTAVREVKEETGLDVEITGLVGTYTDPRHVIAYSDGEVRRQFNVCFTARITGGELALSDESTELRFVAPADLDALPMHNTQRLRLQHFLDHRPAPYLG from the coding sequence ATGGCCCGGACCGAGTACTACGACGATCCTCACGCGCCCGAGCCGAACAGCTTGGTCGTGGCCGCCTCGGCGGTGGTCACCGACGGAGAGGGCCGCATCCTGCTGCAACGGCGCCGGGACAACGACCTGTGGGCGCTGCCCGGCGGAGGGATGGACCTGGGTGACTCGCTGCCCGGCACGGCCGTCCGCGAGGTCAAGGAGGAGACCGGCCTCGATGTGGAGATCACGGGACTGGTCGGTACGTACACGGACCCCCGGCACGTCATCGCGTACAGCGACGGCGAGGTCAGGCGACAGTTCAACGTCTGCTTCACAGCCCGCATCACCGGCGGGGAGCTGGCCCTTTCCGACGAGAGCACGGAACTGCGGTTCGTGGCACCGGCAGACCTCGACGCGCTGCCCATGCACAACACCCAACGCCTGCGCCTCCAACACTTCTTGGACCACCGTCCCGCGCCGTACCTCGGCTAA
- a CDS encoding helix-turn-helix transcriptional regulator, which produces MQNERLRAVMASGGWTHASLASVTGVDSKSVERWVNLGRTPRRGTALKAAEMLGEDVHALWPALRQARAARAVSSELVALYDQRADLPVSVFVDLLTAARERIDVLVYAAVFLHEAYPRLNDLLRERAADGCALRIAVGDADSENVQQRGQEEKFGHGIESRCRLALLHYQPLASVPGIELRTHGTTLYNSLYRADDQVLVNAHVWGVNAYGAPVWHLRRHESGGMFDTYADSFDAVWETARPVEA; this is translated from the coding sequence ATGCAGAACGAGCGGTTAAGGGCTGTCATGGCATCCGGAGGCTGGACACACGCCTCATTGGCCAGCGTGACGGGCGTGGACTCGAAAAGCGTGGAACGCTGGGTCAACCTCGGGCGCACCCCACGGCGGGGGACCGCCCTCAAGGCTGCCGAGATGTTGGGCGAGGACGTCCACGCACTGTGGCCCGCGCTCCGGCAAGCACGGGCAGCACGGGCCGTCAGTTCGGAACTGGTCGCGCTGTACGACCAGCGGGCAGACCTTCCCGTATCCGTGTTCGTGGATCTCCTCACGGCGGCGCGCGAGCGGATCGACGTCCTGGTCTACGCGGCGGTGTTCCTGCACGAGGCGTATCCCCGGCTGAACGATCTCCTGCGGGAGCGTGCTGCCGATGGGTGCGCGTTACGCATCGCAGTCGGTGATGCGGACAGTGAGAACGTCCAGCAGCGAGGGCAGGAAGAGAAGTTCGGGCACGGCATCGAATCCCGCTGCCGCCTCGCTCTCCTGCACTACCAGCCGTTGGCGAGCGTTCCCGGTATCGAGCTTCGGACACACGGCACGACGCTCTACAACAGCTTGTACCGGGCGGATGATCAGGTATTGGTCAATGCCCACGTCTGGGGCGTGAACGCGTACGGTGCGCCCGTGTGGCACCTCCGCCGCCACGAATCCGGCGGCATGTTCGACACCTACGCGGACAGCTTCGATGCCGTGTGGGAGACGGCGCGCCCTGTGGAGGCATGA
- a CDS encoding 1-aminocyclopropane-1-carboxylate deaminase/D-cysteine desulfhydrase — protein sequence MNRPANVDGLLEPRPPSPLQEVRDDRFERYGVRLLLKRDDLVHPELPGNKWRKLAPNLRAAVAGGYGCLVTFGGAYSNHLRATAAAGRLLGLPTVGIVRGDELAGRPLNESLARCAADGMRLHFVSRADYRRKAEPGTRARLLAGAGGEGAYVVPEGGSNALALRGCAELGRELRGAADVVAVACGTGGTLAGLAAGLGPGQRALGVPVLAGGFLGPEIRSLQTLAFGAPAGDWSLAEDFHHGGYARVPAPLEAFAAEFEARHGLPVERIYVAKLLWALAELTATGTFPPGTTLAAIVTGRP from the coding sequence GTGAACCGCCCCGCGAACGTTGACGGGCTCTTGGAGCCGCGTCCGCCGTCCCCGCTGCAGGAAGTCCGTGACGACAGGTTCGAGCGGTACGGCGTACGGCTCCTCCTGAAGCGGGACGACCTCGTGCATCCCGAGCTGCCCGGGAACAAGTGGCGCAAGCTCGCGCCGAACCTGCGGGCCGCCGTGGCGGGCGGGTACGGCTGCCTCGTCACCTTCGGCGGGGCCTACTCGAACCACCTGCGGGCCACCGCGGCGGCCGGACGGCTGCTGGGCCTGCCCACCGTCGGCATCGTGCGCGGCGACGAGCTCGCCGGCCGCCCGCTCAACGAGTCCCTCGCCCGCTGCGCCGCGGACGGGATGCGGCTGCACTTCGTCTCCCGCGCCGACTACCGCCGCAAGGCCGAGCCCGGGACGCGGGCCCGGCTGCTGGCCGGGGCCGGGGGCGAGGGGGCGTACGTCGTCCCCGAGGGCGGCAGCAACGCGCTCGCCCTGCGCGGGTGCGCGGAGCTGGGCCGCGAGCTGCGCGGGGCGGCGGACGTGGTGGCGGTGGCCTGCGGCACCGGCGGCACCCTGGCGGGCCTGGCGGCCGGGCTGGGCCCCGGCCAGCGGGCGCTGGGCGTACCGGTCCTGGCGGGCGGCTTCCTGGGCCCGGAGATACGTTCCCTCCAGACCCTGGCCTTCGGCGCCCCGGCGGGCGACTGGAGCCTCGCGGAGGACTTCCACCACGGCGGCTACGCACGCGTCCCGGCCCCGCTGGAGGCCTTCGCCGCCGAGTTCGAGGCTCGCCACGGGCTCCCCGTCGAGCGGATCTACGTGGCCAAGCTGCTCTGGGCCCTGGCCGAGCTCACCGCGACCGGCACCTTCCCGCCCGGCACCACCCTGGCCGCGATCGTCACCGGCCGACCTTAG
- a CDS encoding Na+/H+ antiporter: protein MEVLTLVALVAGSAVVAGLARRTPVPAPLLLVAAGLLAAYVPGVPTYALDPHIVLPLLLPPLLHTAAVDSSYLDLRANIRPIALLSVGYVLFATLVVGYAAYLLVPGLSLPVALVLGAVIAPPDAVAATAIARKLGLPNRITTILQGESLVNDATAITAYKVALAAVVGVGAGWAGGIAEFLLASVGGVGVGLLLMVPIHHLRTRLKEPLLQNTLSLLIPFVAYAAAERVHASGVLAVVVVALYIGHRNWQVDFATRLQEEAVWRMVAFILESVVFALIGLQLPVVLKGLGEYEGMVAAWYAVAVFVMVVVARFLWVFPATFVPRWLSARVRSREPETDWRAPVIVGWAGMRGVVSLAIAFSVPMSVPHRNLILFLTFTTVIGTLVVQGLTLPPLIRVLRLPPRDLHAETLAEAQAQSEASRAAEERLAELLEDPANSLPGPLADRLRTVMERRRNAVWERLGEVNPITGESADDVYRRLAREMIEAEREVFVTLRDRRRIDDEMLRALLRRLDLEEAAAYREEA, encoded by the coding sequence ATGGAGGTACTGACGCTGGTCGCGCTGGTGGCCGGCAGCGCTGTCGTCGCGGGCCTGGCCCGCCGGACCCCGGTGCCCGCGCCCCTGCTGCTGGTCGCCGCCGGATTGCTCGCTGCGTACGTCCCGGGCGTGCCCACGTACGCCCTCGACCCGCACATCGTGCTGCCGCTGCTGCTGCCGCCCCTGCTGCACACCGCCGCCGTGGACAGCTCGTACCTGGACCTGCGCGCGAACATCAGGCCGATCGCGCTGCTGTCGGTGGGCTACGTGCTCTTCGCGACCCTCGTCGTCGGGTACGCGGCGTACCTGCTGGTGCCGGGCCTGTCGCTGCCCGTGGCGCTGGTGCTCGGCGCGGTGATCGCGCCGCCCGACGCGGTGGCCGCCACCGCGATCGCCCGCAAACTCGGGCTGCCGAACCGGATCACGACCATCCTCCAGGGTGAGTCCCTGGTCAACGACGCGACCGCCATCACCGCCTACAAGGTGGCGCTGGCCGCCGTGGTCGGGGTCGGCGCAGGCTGGGCGGGCGGGATCGCGGAGTTCCTGCTGGCCTCGGTGGGCGGGGTCGGGGTGGGCCTGCTGCTGATGGTTCCGATCCACCACCTGCGCACGCGCCTGAAGGAGCCCCTGCTCCAGAACACCCTCTCGCTGCTGATCCCCTTCGTGGCCTACGCGGCGGCCGAGCGGGTGCACGCCTCGGGAGTGCTGGCCGTGGTCGTGGTGGCCCTGTACATCGGGCACCGGAACTGGCAGGTCGACTTCGCCACCCGGCTCCAGGAGGAGGCGGTGTGGCGGATGGTCGCCTTCATTCTGGAGTCCGTGGTGTTCGCGCTGATCGGGCTCCAGCTGCCGGTCGTCCTCAAGGGCCTGGGGGAGTACGAGGGCATGGTCGCCGCCTGGTACGCCGTCGCGGTGTTCGTCATGGTGGTGGTGGCCCGGTTCCTGTGGGTGTTCCCCGCGACGTTCGTACCGCGCTGGCTGTCGGCCCGGGTCCGCAGCCGGGAGCCGGAGACCGACTGGCGGGCCCCGGTGATCGTGGGCTGGGCGGGGATGCGCGGAGTGGTCTCGCTGGCCATCGCCTTCTCCGTGCCGATGTCCGTGCCGCACCGGAACCTGATCCTCTTCCTGACCTTCACCACGGTCATCGGCACCCTCGTGGTGCAGGGACTGACGCTGCCCCCGCTGATCCGGGTACTGCGGCTGCCGCCGCGGGACCTGCACGCCGAGACCCTCGCGGAGGCGCAGGCGCAGAGCGAGGCCTCGCGGGCGGCGGAGGAACGGCTGGCGGAACTGCTGGAGGACCCGGCGAACAGCCTGCCGGGCCCCCTGGCGGACCGGCTCCGGACCGTCATGGAGCGGCGCCGCAACGCGGTGTGGGAGCGGCTGGGAGAGGTCAACCCGATCACCGGGGAGTCCGCGGACGACGTCTACCGGCGCCTGGCCCGCGAGATGATCGAGGCCGAACGGGAGGTCTTCGTCACCCTGCGCGACCGGCGCCGGATCGACGACGAGATGCTGCGGGCGCTGCTGCGCAGGCTGGACCTGGAGGAGGCGGCGGCCTACCGCGAGGAGGCGTAG
- a CDS encoding UBP-type zinc finger domain-containing protein, translating to MSECTHVAELPRPEPVPSAQTCPECLAVGSHPVQLRLCLWCGYVACCDSSPLKHATAHYHESGHAVMRSFEPGETWRWCFVDGSIV from the coding sequence ATGAGCGAGTGCACCCACGTTGCCGAACTGCCGCGCCCCGAGCCCGTCCCGAGCGCCCAGACATGCCCTGAATGTCTGGCGGTGGGCAGCCACCCCGTGCAGTTGCGGCTCTGCCTCTGGTGCGGATACGTGGCGTGCTGCGACTCTTCTCCCCTGAAGCACGCCACGGCGCATTACCACGAGTCCGGTCACGCGGTGATGCGCAGCTTCGAACCGGGCGAGACCTGGCGGTGGTGTTTTGTCGACGGTTCGATCGTGTGA
- a CDS encoding anti-sigma regulatory factor produces MSQIAGEPGTQDFVEVRLPAAGAYLSVLRTATAGLAARLDFTLDEIEDLRIAVDEACAILLQQAVPGSVLSCVFRLIDDSLEVTVSAPTTDGRAPERDTFAWTVLSALAGKVEATVEENRTVSISLYKQRGAGPGPA; encoded by the coding sequence GTGTCCCAGATCGCAGGCGAGCCCGGGACCCAGGACTTCGTGGAAGTCCGGCTGCCCGCTGCGGGTGCCTACCTGTCGGTGCTGCGGACGGCCACGGCCGGCCTCGCGGCACGTTTGGACTTCACCCTCGACGAGATCGAGGACCTCCGCATCGCGGTGGACGAGGCCTGCGCGATCCTGCTCCAGCAGGCCGTGCCCGGCTCCGTCCTCAGTTGCGTCTTCCGGCTGATCGACGATTCGCTGGAGGTGACCGTCTCGGCGCCGACCACCGACGGGCGCGCGCCGGAGCGTGACACGTTCGCGTGGACGGTCCTGTCGGCGCTGGCCGGCAAGGTCGAGGCGACGGTCGAGGAGAACCGGACGGTGAGCATCAGTCTCTACAAACAGCGCGGCGCGGGACCAGGCCCGGCGTGA